One Aegilops tauschii subsp. strangulata cultivar AL8/78 chromosome 7, Aet v6.0, whole genome shotgun sequence genomic window carries:
- the LOC109764768 gene encoding small polypeptide DEVIL 4: protein MKLTGSQMRGGGLSKTLKEHRARLYIIKRCVVMLLRWHD, encoded by the coding sequence ATGAAGCTTACCGGGAGCCAGATGAGAGGAGGAGGCTTGAGCAAGACCTTGAAGGAGCACAGGGCCAGGCTCTACATCATCAAGCGCTGCGTCGTCATGCTCCTGCGGTGGCACGACTGA